The genomic DNA CGATCGTCCCGCCCGGTGTCGAGCCCGGCACCCTTCGGGACGGCACCGTCCTCCACAGCAGCTCCTTCCTGGGCGGCATCCGGCCCTTCCACGACCGCGGCCGCGAACTGCCCTACCGCTTCCTGGTGGTGGGCGCCGGACAGAGCGCGGCGGAGATCTTCCAGTACCTGGCCGGCGAGTTCCCGGCGGCGGAGGTCACCCTGGCGCACCGCGGGTTCGCGCTGATGCCCGCCAACAGCAGCGCCCTGGCCAACGCCATCTTCGACCCGGCCTCCGTCGACCTGTTCCACGGCGCCGGCCCCGAACGCCGCCGCGGCATCCTCACGGAGCTGAAGGCCACCAACTACGCCGCCGTCGACGACGAGGACATCACCGCCGTCGCCGGACTCCTCTACGACCAGCGGGTGCACGGCGGGCAGCGGCTGCGCCTGAGCCGCTTCACCGAACTTACCGGTGCCCGCGCCGAGGACGGCCTGGTCACCGCCACCCTGCGCGACCTGCTCACCGGCGAGGAACGCGGCGAGCGCCACGACGCCGTCGTGCTGGCCACCGGCTACGACTTCCGCGAGGCGCGCGGCCTGCTGACCGGCGTCGACCCGTACCTGCTCAGGGACAAGGACGGCGAACTGCTCGTCGACCGCGACTACTCGGTACGCACCGACGAGAGCTTCGCACCGCGGATCTTCCTGCACGGCGCCGCCGAACACACCCACGGCCTGACCAGCACCCTGCTGTCGCTGCTCGCCCACCGCGCCGGAGACATCCTCGACGCCGTCCTCGGCACCCCGGCCGCCGGCCACCAAGACCTCGCCACCCCCCTGTTCGAAGGAGTCCACGCATGAGCGGCATCCGGATCCAGCGGCGGGCCGACGCCCTCGTCAACGAGGAGTACGGCTGCGCGTTCCGCCGCATCCTGCCCTGGGAGTCCAGCGGACCCTCGGACACCGGCATGGGCGTGTGTACCGTCGCGCCCGGCACGGCCACCACCCCGCACTCCCACGAGGACCACGAGCACTTCTACGTGGTGCGCGGCAGCGGCCACGCCGAGGTCGACGGGGAGCGTACGCGGATCGCCGCGGGCGACGCCCTGGTGGTCGGCGCCCACCAGCGCCACCACTTCGAGAACGCCTCGGACACCGAGGAGTTGGAGATGGTGTCGGTCTGGTCCCTCGGCCCCTTCGGCGCCGCCCCGGCCGCCGGGCAGGCCCACGGGGAGGCCCGATGACACCGGCCCCGCGCCGCTTCCTGGTCACCGCCACACCCCCCACCACCAACGGCGACCTGCACGTCGGCCACCTCTCCGGGCCCTACCTGGGCGCCGACGTGTTCAGCCGCGCCCAGCGCATGCTGGGACACACCGTCCTGTACGCCTCCGGCGGCGACGACCACCAGACGTACGTGGTCACCACGGCCGAGCGGCTGGGCCTGGACCCGGTGGAGCTGGCGGCGCGCTGCAACCGCGAGATCGCCGGCACGCTGGAACTCGCCGGCATCGACATCGACGCGTTCACCAGCCCCGACGACGCCTACCGCGCCGAGGTGCGGGAGTTCTTCACCGGCCTGCACCGGACGGGCCGGCTCAAGACCCGCACCTGGACCTTCCCGTACTGCGGGCGGACCGGCCGCTACCTCCTGGAGGCCTTCGCCACCGGGTACTGCCCCGAGTGCCTGGTCGGCACCTGCGGGGCGATCTGCGAGAACTGCGGCCACCCCAACGACGTCGACTCGCTGCTCTTCCCCACGAGCACCGGCGCCGGGCCGGTCACCGCCACCCAGCCGCGCGAGACGGAGATCCTGGTCCTGCCGCTGGAGGAGTACCGGGAGCAGTTCACCGAGTTCTACCGCGCCCGGCGGGCCACGATGCGCCCGCACGTGCTGCGCTTCGTCGACGAGATGCTCTCCCGGCCGCTGCCCGACTTCCCGGTCAGCTACCCGGCCGACTGGGGCATCCCGGTCGGCATCGACGGCTTCGACGGCCAGGTCTTCAACGTCTGGGCCGAGATGCTGCCGGGCCTGAGGCACATGGCGGAGGCCGCCCGGGCCCGCCGCAGCCCCGCGACGCCGCCCGGCGTGTGGGCGGCGGACTCGGGCTTCGAACTCGTGCAGTTCCTCGGCTACGACAACACGTTCTACTTCGCCTTCGCCCACCTCGGGCTCACCTTCGCGCACGGGGGGCTGACCGAGCCGGCCGCGATCGTGACCAACGAGTTCTACCACCTGGACGGGGCCAAGTTCTCCACCAGCCGCCGCCACCTCGTCTGGGCCCGCGACCTGGTGGGCAAGTACGGCGCGGACAACGTGCGTTTCCACCTCGCGCTCGGCAACCCGGAGCACCAGCCCGCCAACTTCACCGAGGCGGACTTCCTGGACACCGTACGCACCCGGCTGCACCAGCCGCTCCACAGCCTCGCGGCGGCCCTGGCCCCGCACACCGGGCGGCCCGTGACGGCCGGGCCGAGGACCGAGGCGCTCCTGGACCGCTACCGCGACCGGATGCGGCGGGCCTACACGCTGGAGACCTTCTCGATGCGGCAGGCCGCCGAGACCACCGCGAACCTGCTCGCGCTGCTCGCCGCCAGGGCGCCGGACGACCCCGGACTCGCCGTCACCGGTCTCCGGGCCGCCGCCGAGCACGCCGCGCCCCTGGTGCCCGGCCTCGCCGCCGCCATCGAGGCCCGGTACACGGCAGCGGCCCCGGGCACCGTGCCGGACCTGGCCGACCTCCTGCCCGTCACCCTCTGACCACACCCGCTCCGACCACACCGCCTCGACCACACCCGCTCCGACCACACCGCCTCGACCACCGCTTCGACCACACCGCTTCGACCACCGCCCGGGCGGCCCGCGCCGCCCCGGCCATCCCCCTCCCGCGACCCCTAGGCAGAACCCATGCACATCGCGTTCGTCGACTCCAACCCCGCCGCGCTCGAAGCAATCCGGCTGGCCAAGGAGGCCGGTCACCGGGTGACCTACCTCCAGTCCGCCGAGCCGTTCTATCCGCCCACCGAGAAGAACCTGCGGATCGTCGGCTCGGTGGACCACCTCGTCGACAACCTGGTCACCACGGACGCCGAGACCGTCACCCGGGTCCTCGCCGACCGCCACGCGGCCGACCCCATCGACGTGGTCACCGCCCAGCTGGAGCTGAGCGCCGAGGCCGTCGCCGTCGCCTGCCGGGAGCTGGGCCTGCGCGGCACGGCGACCGAGGGCGTCCTCACCGCCCGCCGCAAGGACCGGTGCCGGGCCGCGCTGGACAGGGCCGGGCTCGCCTCCGCGCGCCACGCGCTGGCCGAGACCGAGGAGGCGGCGCTGGCCGCGGCAGAGGAGATCGGCTACCCGGTGATCCTCAAGCCGCCGTCGGGCGCGGACAGTCTGCTCTCCTACGTGGCCACCAACCCCGCCGAGGCCGCCGCCGGCTGCCGCGGGGTGCTGACCGGACTGGACGCGGTGCCCGTGCAGTGGCACGAGCAGTTCACCCGCGGCATCCTCGTCGAGGAGTACCTGGTCGGCACCCTGGTCTCGGTCGAACTGGGCGCAAGGGACGGGGAGTTCTTCCCCTTCGCGGTGTCCGGGCGGTTCCGCTGGGCCGAGGACGAGGTGGTGGAGCTGGGCTCCTACATCCCCGCGGCGCTGTCCGGGGAACAGACCGAGGCCTGCGTCGCCTACGCCGCCGACGTGTGCCGGGCGATCGGCCTGGACCTGGGCGTCTTCCACCTGGAGATCATGGTGACCGGGCGCGGGCCGGTGCTGGTCGAGGTCAACCCCCGGGTGATGGGCGGCGCCCTGCCCACCATCTACCGGCACGCCACCGGCACCGACATCTTCTCCGGACTGCTGGCGATCCTGGAACCCGGCGCCGAGGTGCCCCTGCCCGGCACGCTCGACGGCTGCGTCGGCGGACGCAAGGTGATGGCCCGCGACGGCGGCACCCTCGCACCCGGCGCCTCACTGGAGTGGATCGCCGAGCGGCCCGGCGTCCTGGAGGTCGTCGGCTTCGACAGCTACGGCACCGGACCCGGCCGCACGGTGGCCGCCGGACAGATCGTGGCCCGCTTCATGCTGCGCGGGCCGGACCATCCGTCCGTGGTTCGGACGGCCGAGCAGATCTTGCGCCGTTTGGAAGAAGATCTCGGTATTGCCCTGATGATCGGCGAGAAGGACTGACCATGACCTCCCCATCCGCCCCTTCCTCCGCCGAGCAGCCCGGCCTGCCCGGTACCCTGGACGGCCCCCGGCTCGCCGCCGCGGCCGCCGAGCACGGCACGCCGCTGTGGCTGTACGACGCCGGGACGATCCGCGCCCAGATCGACCGGCTGCGCCGCTTCGACGTCATCCGCTACGCGCAGAAGGCCTGCTCCAACCTGCACATCCTGCGCCTGATGCGGGAGGAGGGCGTCCACGTCGACGCCGTGTCGGAGGGCGAGATCGAGCGGGCGCTCGCGGCCGGCTACCGGGTCGGCGGGGACGACGAGCCGATCGTCTTCACCGCCGACCTGCTGAACCGCTCCACGCTGCGCCGGGTGGTCGAGCTGGGCATCCCCGTCAACGCGGGCTCCCCGCAGATGCTGGACCAGGTGGGCCGGGCGGCCCCCGGCCACCCGGTGTGGATCCGGATCAACCCGGGCTTCGGGCACGGCCACAGCCGCAAGACCAACACCGGCGGTGAGCACAGCAAGCACGGCATCTGGCACGAGCACCTCGAAGAGAGCCTCGCGCTGGTCGACCGGCACGGGCTCGACCTGGTCGGCCTGCACATGCACATCGGCTCCGGGGTGGACTACGGCCACCTGGAATCGGTGTGCGAGACCATGGTCAAGCAGGTCAGGATGGCCGGGCGGGACATCCGCGCCATCTCCGCCGGAGGCGGACTCTCCGTGCCGTACACGCCGGGCGACCCGGAGATCGACACCGACCGCTACTTCGAACTCTGGGACGCCGCCCGCCGGGAGCTGGTCTCCGAACTCGGCCACCCGGTGCGGCTGGAGATCGAGCCCGGACGCTTCCTGGTGGCCGGTTCCGGCGTGCTGGCCGCCGAGGTGCGGGCCCACAAGCCCGTGGGCAGCAACTACTTCGTCCTGGTCGACGCCGGGTTCAACGACCTGATGCGGCCCGCGATGTACGGCAGCAACCACCGCGTCTCGGTGCTCGACGCCGACGGCGCCCCCCGCGCCTCCGACGCCCGCGACACCGTCCTGGCCGGACCGCTGTGCGAGTCGGGGGACGTCTTCACCCAGATCGAGGGCGGGGACGTGGAACCGGTGCCGCTGCCCCGCACCGACGTCGGCGACCTGGTGGTCTTCCACGACACCGGCGCCTACGGCGCGAGCATGTCGTCCAACTACAACTCCCGGCCGCTCATCCCCGAGGTTCTGGTCGACGGCGCCGAGACCCGCCTGATCCGCCGTCGCCAGACGGTCGCCGAACTGTTGGCCCCGGAGCTCGACTCCCTGCCCGGGTCCGGATCGGGCGGCCGCCACCCCGGAGCGTGACCCGAGTCCTGCCGGGCCCCGGGCCGGGCCGCCGCAGCCCCGTACTGGTCGTTCGGGCACCTCACGTGCGGGGGCCCAAGGAGGGTGCCGGGCTGCGCGAGGGCGGCCACAGAGTACCTGCATGGGATTTTCCGCGCCCGCGCCCGCACTCGGGCGCGGGACGGGCTGTCCACCACGGGACCCATCGCAGGGGCGAGCGCCGGGAGGGCGACATGACCGAGACCAAGCGCAGTGAGAGCGCGCGGCACATCGAGCGGTTGTACGCCGAGGTGTACAACGCGAACCGCCTCGATCGGATGCCGGAGTTCTACGCGCCGGACATCCTCAACCACGGGGGCGAGGGCGAGGTGGGGGTCGACGCCCTGCGCAACCGGGTGGGGGCCATGTTCATCGCCTTCTCCGACGCCCAGGTCCGCATCGAGCACATGGTGGCGCAGAACGACCGGGTGATGGTGTTCCTGCACTGGACCGGTCATCTCTCGGGCTCGGACCAGGAGTTGTCCCTGCGGACCGCGAACCTGTACCGGGTGACGAACGGGCAGATCGCCGAGCACTGGAGCGTCGTCGACCAGTCCGGGCTGACCCGGTTCGGACTGCCCGCGGGCGACCAGACGCAGCCCGCGGGCAAGCCCGACCCGAACGCCGGCGAAACCGAGCAGGCCAACACACGGACGGTGCTGACGGTCTGGGAAGAGATCATGCAGCAGCACCGGCTGGAACGCGCGGACGACTTCTACCGGCAGGACTACATCCAGCACAACCCCTTCGCGGCGCAGTCCGGGACCGGCCTTCAGGGTATGAAGGACTTCTTCGCCGGGCTGTTCGCCCTGGCCCCCGATCTGACCGGGGAGATCACGCAGGTGGTCGCCGAGGGCGACCGGGTCGCGGTCTTCTGCCTCTGGCGGGGCCACGAGGCCTCCAGCGGCCGGGAGGTGCGGCTGCACACCGCGGACCTGCTGCGGTTGCAGGACGGGCTGATCGCCGAGCACTGGGACGTCATGGACTACTCGGCCGTGGCTCAGTTCGGGGTGACCCCGTAGGACACTCCGGCCTCGCCGCCACGTCAGTCGCCCGCTTCGCCCGGCACCCTCGACCGCACGGTCAGGCGGGCGAAGAGGGGGAAGGGCAGCCAGGGCGCTCCGGTGACGAGGGAACGGCTCACCTGCTGGCCGCTGAACTCGGGCCGGGCCGCCGCGCCCTGCCGCAGTGGCGCGTCGGACACGGAGCGGAAGTCGAAGACCACGAGCCGGCCGCCGGGACGCAGCACGCGGGCCGCCTCCGCGACGGTGGCGTGCGTGTCGGACCAGTGGTGCATGCTGAGGGTCGAGACCACCACGTCGGCGCACGCGTCGGGCAACGGCAGCCCGGTGCCGTCGGCGAGGTGCACGATGATCCGGTCCCCGAGCCCGTACCGCTCGGCGTTGGACCGCGCCCGGCGCACCATCGACGGCGAGATGTCCACGCCGTGCAGGGTGAGGTCGGGGCGGCTGCGGGCGACGCGCACGAGCAGTCTGCCCGGGCCGGTGCCGATGTCGACGGCGACCCCT from Streptomyces sp. CB09001 includes the following:
- a CDS encoding SidA/IucD/PvdA family monooxygenase, whose product is MTTAPRGGHPHHRLLGVGFGPSHLSMSALHASAGPAAAGTSLHFLESRAAFSWHPDMLLPGARMQVAFLKDLVTPRDPTSPYSFANYLVSKGRLEPFLNLGTLNPTRREYVDYFRWAADRLAGYVTYGSTAEAIRPVTGPDGRVTRLEVDHRGPDGTRHTVSADHVSLAPGGTPIVPPGVEPGTLRDGTVLHSSSFLGGIRPFHDRGRELPYRFLVVGAGQSAAEIFQYLAGEFPAAEVTLAHRGFALMPANSSALANAIFDPASVDLFHGAGPERRRGILTELKATNYAAVDDEDITAVAGLLYDQRVHGGQRLRLSRFTELTGARAEDGLVTATLRDLLTGEERGERHDAVVLATGYDFREARGLLTGVDPYLLRDKDGELLVDRDYSVRTDESFAPRIFLHGAAEHTHGLTSTLLSLLAHRAGDILDAVLGTPAAGHQDLATPLFEGVHA
- a CDS encoding ester cyclase family protein: MTETKRSESARHIERLYAEVYNANRLDRMPEFYAPDILNHGGEGEVGVDALRNRVGAMFIAFSDAQVRIEHMVAQNDRVMVFLHWTGHLSGSDQELSLRTANLYRVTNGQIAEHWSVVDQSGLTRFGLPAGDQTQPAGKPDPNAGETEQANTRTVLTVWEEIMQQHRLERADDFYRQDYIQHNPFAAQSGTGLQGMKDFFAGLFALAPDLTGEITQVVAEGDRVAVFCLWRGHEASSGREVRLHTADLLRLQDGLIAEHWDVMDYSAVAQFGVTP
- the lysA gene encoding diaminopimelate decarboxylase, with amino-acid sequence MTSPSAPSSAEQPGLPGTLDGPRLAAAAAEHGTPLWLYDAGTIRAQIDRLRRFDVIRYAQKACSNLHILRLMREEGVHVDAVSEGEIERALAAGYRVGGDDEPIVFTADLLNRSTLRRVVELGIPVNAGSPQMLDQVGRAAPGHPVWIRINPGFGHGHSRKTNTGGEHSKHGIWHEHLEESLALVDRHGLDLVGLHMHIGSGVDYGHLESVCETMVKQVRMAGRDIRAISAGGGLSVPYTPGDPEIDTDRYFELWDAARRELVSELGHPVRLEIEPGRFLVAGSGVLAAEVRAHKPVGSNYFVLVDAGFNDLMRPAMYGSNHRVSVLDADGAPRASDARDTVLAGPLCESGDVFTQIEGGDVEPVPLPRTDVGDLVVFHDTGAYGASMSSNYNSRPLIPEVLVDGAETRLIRRRQTVAELLAPELDSLPGSGSGGRHPGA
- a CDS encoding ATP-grasp domain-containing protein, whose product is MHIAFVDSNPAALEAIRLAKEAGHRVTYLQSAEPFYPPTEKNLRIVGSVDHLVDNLVTTDAETVTRVLADRHAADPIDVVTAQLELSAEAVAVACRELGLRGTATEGVLTARRKDRCRAALDRAGLASARHALAETEEAALAAAEEIGYPVILKPPSGADSLLSYVATNPAEAAAGCRGVLTGLDAVPVQWHEQFTRGILVEEYLVGTLVSVELGARDGEFFPFAVSGRFRWAEDEVVELGSYIPAALSGEQTEACVAYAADVCRAIGLDLGVFHLEIMVTGRGPVLVEVNPRVMGGALPTIYRHATGTDIFSGLLAILEPGAEVPLPGTLDGCVGGRKVMARDGGTLAPGASLEWIAERPGVLEVVGFDSYGTGPGRTVAAGQIVARFMLRGPDHPSVVRTAEQILRRLEEDLGIALMIGEKD
- a CDS encoding class I tRNA ligase family protein gives rise to the protein MTPAPRRFLVTATPPTTNGDLHVGHLSGPYLGADVFSRAQRMLGHTVLYASGGDDHQTYVVTTAERLGLDPVELAARCNREIAGTLELAGIDIDAFTSPDDAYRAEVREFFTGLHRTGRLKTRTWTFPYCGRTGRYLLEAFATGYCPECLVGTCGAICENCGHPNDVDSLLFPTSTGAGPVTATQPRETEILVLPLEEYREQFTEFYRARRATMRPHVLRFVDEMLSRPLPDFPVSYPADWGIPVGIDGFDGQVFNVWAEMLPGLRHMAEAARARRSPATPPGVWAADSGFELVQFLGYDNTFYFAFAHLGLTFAHGGLTEPAAIVTNEFYHLDGAKFSTSRRHLVWARDLVGKYGADNVRFHLALGNPEHQPANFTEADFLDTVRTRLHQPLHSLAAALAPHTGRPVTAGPRTEALLDRYRDRMRRAYTLETFSMRQAAETTANLLALLAARAPDDPGLAVTGLRAAAEHAAPLVPGLAAAIEARYTAAAPGTVPDLADLLPVTL
- a CDS encoding cupin domain-containing protein, with translation MSGIRIQRRADALVNEEYGCAFRRILPWESSGPSDTGMGVCTVAPGTATTPHSHEDHEHFYVVRGSGHAEVDGERTRIAAGDALVVGAHQRHHFENASDTEELEMVSVWSLGPFGAAPAAGQAHGEAR
- a CDS encoding class I SAM-dependent methyltransferase produces the protein MMRTVLAAAHRSLHRIAEHRHPSPHRGTAPDPGGMGISGEAYDRLSGRLLSGLYRHAATETCRAPREGVAVDIGTGPGRLLVRVARSRPDLTLHGVDISPSMVRRARSNAERYGLGDRIIVHLADGTGLPLPDACADVVVSTLSMHHWSDTHATVAEAARVLRPGGRLVVFDFRSVSDAPLRQGAAARPEFSGQQVSRSLVTGAPWLPFPLFARLTVRSRVPGEAGD